The genomic window ATTATGATGTGATACACGCACTCGAAGGACGCATCAGCGATTTCCTGATTGATTCAGATGGACAGGTTATCTCAGTACATCTCAATATGGACTTTAGTGTGTTTGAAAATATAAAGCGGTTTCAATTATATCAGGAATGCCCTGGAGAGGTAGATCTAAGGATATGGTTCGAGGATTCATATCCAGATTCATATCCAGATTCATATAAAGATGAGGATACTAATAAGATATTAAGTGAGGTAAATCGGAGTTTGGGGTTGCATGGTGATAGAATTAAGTTCGCTGTTGTTTCAATTGATGGCATACAACCTCCGTCCTCTGAAAAACACAGAATGGTAGATCAACAGCTTGATATCAAGGACTTCCTGAATCATTAGCCTGTTAACTCTGTAATCAGTTTTACAATGCACCTTGCCGAAAGCCCGACCTTTGGTCGGGGATGAAGGCAAGGAATGTAACAAATCAAATTTCCCCTACATTGACAAGCTCCGACCTTTTGTCGGAGCGCTTGACGTGTGCATCGGTATCTTAAAAGGCATTGGTCCCGGCGCTAAGGTATTCAATCTGCCGGCAGCCTGTGAGAAGGGGATAGCTGCTTCTGCCCTCGCAGACCTTGATGCTGCGCCGCTGAAGTAAGTCTTCAAGTGTGTCTCGAGTCAGATCTCCTATTTCATCTGTCCAGGGCAGATAATTGCAGAAATAAGCTTTATAACTTGTGGAGAAGTATATCTTATTTATGCCGGCGCAAGCCTTTACCGTCAGGCTTGTAGTATCTTTTGACGGCCAGCAAAGAATTTCAGGTCGAGCAATTGGTCCATTTACTATAACGGCGAGTTCTTCAAAGGCACGGCACAATTCTTCCCGGCTGAGAAAGCCGCTCGAACCAATTGCCCGTCCGGCTCTGATTAGAGGTTTGACCTGGAATTTTTCCACCCCTATTTCTCTTGCCATACGGTAGCATGCTACAAGCTGATCCCTGTTGAATGAGCAGAGAGTATAGCGGAGTATAACATGAAAGCCGTTTTCAACTGCAGTATGTATTCCGGTTATGGTTTTGGCAAGAGAGGCCCTTGGTCCCCGGATTTGTCTAAGCGTTGTTTCATCAATGGAGTCGAAGGAAATTTTTACGATTTCCAGTCCGGATTTCTTCAGGAGCCGGGCGGTGGGTGCATCGAGGAGGGTTGCATTGGTATTGATGCCGGACTGTATGCCCAGACTACAGCAAGTCCGGGCGATCTCTGTCACTGTATGTAGGTTCAGAAGTGGTTCGCCTCCGGTCATGCGGACCTCCGTGATCATGTAGGACGAACTCCCCTGGTTGTCAACCCATCGTGCCAGTTTCTCAACAAAAAGACCAGCATCGAGATCTTTGCCGTGGTCCGGACAATCATTGTTTACGCAATGAAAACAGTCCAGGTTGCATCGGTCCGTGACTTTAATCTCAACAGAGATGTTTTTCTTCAACGTTTTACAATCCTTAATAAATATGTCCTTTTGTCTTTAAAGCTATCCGGTTCATCTTAAGTGCTGCAGGCAGAGTATCTATTCCACCAAGAGATTCACCTGCAGAGAGATGTCCAAGGGTAGGATAGACGAGGACTTGATTGTTCTCATTCAAGTCAAGAGCGAAGTAGCCCAATTCTTTAGGGCGGTGCAGAGGATCCTTCCGGAAGCGGATAAGGTAGAGAGGCACTTCACCAAGTACGGACATATAGTTCCCGGCCTCCTCCTCGGACCCCTTAAAAGCAAAATCAAAACGATAAGCTGGAAGTGCTCCCTCTGATAAACAGGCATTGAGAAAGAGGCGAGCCTTTTCAAATCTTTCCTGCTCTATAGCCTTAAAACGATTTTTGTCAAAGGAACCCATTTCAGCGAGTACTGCACCATCGGCGTGTTGACGATCGAGTGAAAACCTGACTAAAACATTTGTTTCCACGAGCAAATGCCTAAGTGTCTGACGCCAATGAGGATGACCGACCCAGTGACCGTTGGTGAATAAAACAACTCTGTTTTCAAGAAGCCTCTCCGATATATAAGACAGCATTGCCACCAGCTCCGGGTGAAGGGTCGGCTCTCCTCCGGATATGTTTACTACGCCGAGGAATCGTTCCGAGGCTAAAATATCCACAGCCCGTTTGAAGTCCAAAAGACGCATGATTCCCTTTCTCTCGGGACTGCTGAAAGTAGAACAGGCCGGGCAACGAAAATTGCATCGTCCTATAATCCGGATGGTCAGCTTGGGTTCGCCACCAGGTTTAACCACGCCTATGGGGTGACTGTTTATATTGTTATGCTTTTCTACCGTAACATCGCGGGAACTAAGATGATTTTTCATGTACCTTTCTTGAATCAAGGGGCCTTGCACGTTTGTTAATAAATGAAGGACGTTTCCCGGATGAGGTTGTCAGAGGGCTCTGCCTTACAATTTTTATGGTTTTTGCCTGGCGCCATACCTCGGCCTGTAATTGGTGTGACAGATCCACTTGTCTTAACTCTTTTAGGATTTCCTTAACCGTCTCATCTTCAGCTACAGGGCCAATGCCGGGGTCTATATACAGCAAAAGCCTTGTAAAAGAGTTATCATCTTCTGCTTCAACCCATTGGTAATCGGTTGAAGAACCGCCAATCTTAAAAGGGAGTAAGTTTTCAATAATACGCTTGAGTTCATTATAACACAGAGACATCCCCTCGCTGGTTGCACGGGAAAAACTGTGTACTTGAAAGAGGTGGGTGTTAAAGCCGATTTCATCTAAAAGACAACCACATCGCCTGTTTTGCACTATGCCTGAATCGCCTAATTCCACGTTTATCATGATCTTGGGTGCGGTGTTCAAAAACGATGTAAAATAGAAGGGTTTCGGTGCTCCTTCAACCCGGGGGGTATCTGTCTGGATCATGGCTATTGTGTCTGAATGCAGATGTAGCTCTCCTACTTCAGAAGGCTGTCCGCATCCTGTTGCGACAGAGCCAATTTCCGTAGCCTGGTAGCGGGGGAAAACACTGGCGTGCATTTTTTCAATTTCTGCATGTTTCGCTTCAGTAAGGGGCTCTGATCCGACAATGAAAATGGTTCCCTCCAGATCCACCCCCCGCTGCATTGCAGCCTGGCATATGCGCACGGCCTGGCTTACATAACATTGGACAACGCATCTCGTATGGCGCTTTCTTGTCTCGATGATCCAGTCGACAATTACCCCTATCCGGCTCAAATTCAATACCTGCGGCCGGGGCAGAGGGGTTTTGGTGAGTCGGCTGAGCCAGACAATGGCCATGTTTGTCAGGCTGTTTTTCAATCCTGGCTGGATACCACTATCAGTCTGCATACTGAACCATCGGTCAGGCGGATGGCCGATCTTAGCATACCTCAGACTATTGGAAATTCCCGTGCTGGCCGGCAGTTTCGGATACCAGAGGACCAGAGGTGTATCATAAATATCAAGCATGTTAAAAAGAAACTGATCATAGCAGGCCCTGTCGGCAAGAAAATCGAGGTAGAGGTTGGAGTGAATCGGGCGTCCTGATGTCCCACCCGTTTTTACCT from bacterium BMS3Abin08 includes these protein-coding regions:
- the moaA_2 gene encoding cyclic pyranopterin monophosphate synthase, whose protein sequence is MKKNISVEIKVTDRCNLDCFHCVNNDCPDHGKDLDAGLFVEKLARWVDNQGSSSYMITEVRMTGGEPLLNLHTVTEIARTCCSLGIQSGINTNATLLDAPTARLLKKSGLEIVKISFDSIDETTLRQIRGPRASLAKTITGIHTAVENGFHVILRYTLCSFNRDQLVACYRMAREIGVEKFQVKPLIRAGRAIGSSGFLSREELCRAFEELAVIVNGPIARPEILCWPSKDTTSLTVKACAGINKIYFSTSYKAYFCNYLPWTDEIGDLTRDTLEDLLQRRSIKVCEGRSSYPLLTGCRQIEYLSAGTNAF
- the albA_2 gene encoding antilisterial bacteriocin subtilosin biosynthesis protein AlbA gives rise to the protein MKNHLSSRDVTVEKHNNINSHPIGVVKPGGEPKLTIRIIGRCNFRCPACSTFSSPERKGIMRLLDFKRAVDILASERFLGVVNISGGEPTLHPELVAMLSYISERLLENRVVLFTNGHWVGHPHWRQTLRHLLVETNVLVRFSLDRQHADGAVLAEMGSFDKNRFKAIEQERFEKARLFLNACLSEGALPAYRFDFAFKGSEEEAGNYMSVLGEVPLYLIRFRKDPLHRPKELGYFALDLNENNQVLVYPTLGHLSAGESLGGIDTLPAALKMNRIALKTKGHIY